Proteins found in one Plasmodium knowlesi strain H genome assembly, chromosome: 12 genomic segment:
- a CDS encoding U6 snRNA phosphodiesterase, putative produces MLNQGDFNSYIYIPVKTNDHVRKKSQACFELLQKLVEKQLAISKDEEKATNPHINQREELNAEEASKHVFYKLEELNKCRKKTKGESNKKDFKNDIHITISDPVQIKKHMITSFLTKIREELQTQSCFHLFFKNSVDLYRSHKHTKYFCAYSVPSDQQETHLDILLKQIEKVLDKFGLTNQYANRVCHLSLAYTDINLEPLLEESQLNVRDTFWPDIEKIVEDNNLSSSSTPENDEFCIYVNRICIRVGNTVYESRFKNLHDDLNILQSDESGDSSTE; encoded by the exons ATGCTAAACCAAGGAGATTTCAACTCATACATTTACATACCAG TTAAGACCAACGACCacgtgagaaaaaaatcccAGGCTTGTTTTGAGCTTCTCCAAAAACTCGTAGAAAAACAACTTGCCATAAGCAAAGATGAGGAGAAGGCAACTAACCCACACATTAACCAGAGAGAAGAATTAAACGCAGAGGAAGCATCTAAGCATGTCTTCTACAAGCTGGAAGAATTAAACAAATGTaggaaaaagacaaaaggggaaagtaacaaaaaagattttaaaaatgacatACACATTACAATATCGGATCCAGTGCAAATTAAGAAGCACATgattacttccttccttacgaAGATAAGGGAAGAGCTCCAAACGCAGAGTTG ttttcaccttttttttaaaaattctgtGGATCTCTACCGAAGCCATAAGCACACGAAATACTTTTGTGCATATTCTGTACCCTCCGATCAACAAGAAACTCATTTagatattttattaaaacaAATAGAAAAAGTTTTGGATAAATTTGGACTCACTAACCAATATGCCAATAGGGTATGTCACCTTTCCTTGGCATACACGGACATCAATTTGGAACCACTGCTTGAAGAAAGCCAACTGAATGTAAGGGATACCTTTTGGCCAGACATTGAGAAGATTGTGGAGGATAATAATTTAAGCTCAAGTTCAACCCCAGAAAATGACGAATTTTGCATTTATGTGAATCGAATTTGTATCCGTGTTGGTAACACTGTGTATGAATCTCGTTTCAAAAACTTGCACGACGATTTGAACATACTGCAGTCTGATGAATCTGGTGATAGCAGCACGGAGTGA
- a CDS encoding KIR protein, whose amino-acid sequence MKHPSFNDIAFSEKMSESKGGSGKLRCSKMQVTLDMYKDDLKSKLGELSGDGNLADDILPLWCCISDKYDWNIDTTDSCHLLYYTVGSIIYKQLKNEESFDSIMEGVHQSLGSMLSAGKCKDVPIDNGKKLFKLMKKLSDYNLSPKDMWQEEKSSGRVSCSRCTNYLGKIAETCTKVKTFCGSTQNQTDCAEIEMDDGDERSPGYVAQLIYSIIPEPRSTAELDGDSEAQTSSSESEGANSSGNIINNISYGLLTVSSVLVTFFFYKYISLFFSFPRRKSSNGRSGRSNRWEGRGRFVSHNLDNRTEDIGTGTEYDSSTEYYTENSTVADYASTVEDSTEGSTIDSTTLYSALYTTRSKKKGSSEHQQRKYRNNIAYHRM is encoded by the exons ATGAAGCACCCTTCTTTTAAT GATATTgcattttcagaaaaaatgagTGAAAGTAAAGGGGGAAGCGGAAAACTGCGTTGCAGTAAGATGCAGGTGACCCTGGATATGTACAAGGATGACCTGAAGAGTAAATTAGGTGAACTGAGCGGAGATGGAAATTTGGCAGATGACATTTTACCCTTGTGGTGTTGCATATCTGACAAATATGATTGGAATATCGATACGACAGATTCGTGTCATCTTTTATATTATACTGTCGGAAGCATAATATATAAACAATTAAAGAATGAAGAATCATTTGATAGTATTATGGAAGGAGTACACCAATCATTAGGATCAATGTTAAGTGCAGGTAAATGTAAAGATGTGCCAATTGACAATGGGAAGAAATTGTTcaaattgatgaaaaaattgtccgATTATAATTTATCTCCCAAGGATATGTGGCAGGAGGAGAAGAGTTCTGGAAGAGTCAGCTGCAGCAGATGTACTAATTATTTAGGCAAAATTGCTGAAACTTGTACAAAAGTGAAGACGTTTTGTGGAAGCACTCAGAATCAGACCGATTGTGCAGAAATTGAAATGGATGATGGTGATGAACGCAGCCCTGGGTATGTGGCACAGTTGATATATAGTATAATTCCAGAACCACGGAGCACAGCTGAACTTGATGGGGATTCTGAAGCCCAAACAAGTTCATCAGAATCAGAAGGGGCGAATTCTTCTGGGAATATCATCAATAATATTTCTTATGGATTACTTACAGTTTCGTCTGTTTtagttactttttttttctacaag tatatttctttatttttttccttcccaagACGTAAATCATCTAATGGTCGCAGCGGAAGGAGCAATAGATGGGAAGGAAGAGGGAGGTTTGTCTCACATAACTTAGACAACAGAACGGAGGATATAGGAACTGGGACGGAGTACGATTCTTCTACCGAATATTATACAGAAAATTCAACAGTAGCAGATTATGCTTCCACTGTAGAGGATTCCACAGAAGGGTCAACGATCGATTCTACCACATTATATTCTGCCCTATACACTACACGAagcaagaaaaagggaagtagTGAGCACCAACAGAGGAAATATAGAAATAATATAGCTTATCATCGTATGTAG
- a CDS encoding thioredoxin (thioredoxin-2 precursor) gives MKFLTFLCFLLLGLLSFHDVTSTKDIPAQQADTPLTPLNKFDKYFLRMYNKTSRLQQGAGGYVNGVNMKNTVFILYFFAKWCHACKMQGSEMEKLEKYYGKRIYILKVDIDQNEAMARKFAVKSLPTIIIMKNKAVLARKDHYVTSNDLVSLVRKHL, from the exons ATGAAGTTTTTAACATTTCTCTGCTTCCTTCTTTTgggcctcctttcctttcacgATGTCACAAGTACCAAGGATATTCCAGCCCAACAGGCTGACACTCCCCTAACTCCACTGAACAAATTCGACAAGTACTTTCTACGCATGTACAACAAAACCTCTAGATTACAACAAGGCGCAGGGGGCTACGTAAAT GGAGTTAACATGAAGAATAccgttttcattttgtactttttcgCAAAATG GTGCCACGCTTGTAAAATGCAGGGAAGCGAAATG GAGAAACTGGAAAAGTACTACGGCAAGCGAATATACATTTTGAAGGTGGACATAGACCAAAACGAAGCAATGGCCAGAAAATTCGCCGTCAAGTCTCTACCTACAATTATCATCATGAAAAATAAGGCAGTACTGGCGAGGAAAGATCACTACGTCACGAGTAACGATTTGGTGTCTCTCGTAAGAAAACATTTATGA
- a CDS encoding zinc finger protein, putative → MLRVETKTWTRDSHDLFDYEAQQVNKKSFLISTPIKLFRSKAQVSCVADNPHCLPNTAQDYLLSVRPEEGTDKYVITPAEHSLNNQYNVKKLWIIVKDLPDKSYALHENDIIKLGRFRLKVRQFIDSVDTLNSLKLDDSPSKKCESILDSSNIQCRICLIEGNQENDPLICPCDCKGSIKYAHLMCLRKWINGRLNLNDQLFSGSVFIKDICCELCKTKYPKSIKQNDELVQLVKIPNLKTPLIVLDNIIGQTSKGVHLISFADKKYLKLGRGHESDVRIPDVSISRYHATIKYEKGLFKLEDHNSKFGTLVALRKAREICPKDTMSLQVGRSVVNFRVDEEIPYKSGTIDIIENKEVIETNELPPANDKNNVNTPQISNPNLEEANRNNIETNHYVDLTNSTNSIQNSYSSYRVDNLMSLLNYQNEYRIFGIRNCYNLVDNRNGNQQNVTQMDCAGGNNINIEESNLHGGESNNNGGMIGEHMGVQMGIPMGLQMGVQMDLQMDVHMGLQLASEMGAQNNHPMNPGNDEERACSVGHRVQSDGDENDANNNGHDNGNNNNDDDDVVDDDDNGDNSNDDEGDDMSVHNQEDDDDDDENGSGTNNTGSSGGNSGGTSGGGSTGGNSNGNDGRGNEHGRKNSNQSSNDSIADNNDSNQGGNVNYHGNISNGIETSTPTRNIEMCNSTSYNQIVENEERMGDIRGDRVRANKNEVGTYCVNMPVQGVYINRNCENVYDNCKGTVPVVTSKFDNVSFFHSASDNGGSYQSRSYPCRSNMGKCTEVCIEDNYFFHNESKTPQQVDYHINSGTVNDMLKSNSSTRLEKNQDAVMNNGYHNEDSKVCSFVQSVYPIKGKNDCNVVNVMYNGSDGRVNHNNAYVGEAYIESRKYLNSVPIQSNGKEAGNSSSSSSCSSGARTPHNFLNEVNKPNNGSIYNSCVNVFPSLINLNNCSVNFESDLLPEFVGKNSFFVHDLGDNRLNSIVNEDKLNKSSRRANDSSGVMQNGVDALKTQPPMHSGSNDSTITSEGKEFSLKNKMKKGNLQRKSVILSNLKRKNTHNKKLRRSVNNSHVETIRQQYIDYSNKNNYCMNPYNSGCVDGARAHAEATYYNEKCSLSKYAESDFLENSSSPRGISEHRICGQLSLTTTLDSPSPGRGRNNYYCRKEPYNEESPYNEVFYDGNEEDYKFGCVKGSYNRGCHVGNSGNDQSSSGGGNNGNAEADTLVGNSGIGDTLHLKQYPHRLDYYNGMYGVYNVAHFNEKFSVHGNTSPNHLSRVNCGSNKFSYHTQGTVMRSGNVKADFLLNNCSMGACPTYFNIPVAFNNKYVTGSGVFFMNTGNSVKGVCSGSNYTGNKNQQNRIHKDDKGEERTDCIVEASRNYGTYINGCLKAGNGEQRPTDDNSSNVGIQFRYENNNITGDYKFHLKEPYSEDVVRSGGGKEDFCGGCNYALGDMVQAMQTSQLDGYSQGRNVVDQNGCTLSKTRKDLFSKKNRYINSGSNIHCNRGSGGKSVNDTHEYTQETHSCYRSQMHKKINPRIRKNDKKVTNEINKNQNDRSGDNNIRKVKNGKRLNNRNDKCQDDGERFQNRRSVNKVGSKIALESSTSCDEGKLTYCNNTPYKKDIISVNNVSKGHLGFLHIAMDNSHVKEADIVESHRADFSNIHAAGFIPNGGIYFHAYNTSGIPGHPNVTLSIINNHKTLNGDNIYRKEEPVV, encoded by the exons at GTTAAGAGTTGAAACCAAAACTTGGACGAGAGATAGCCATGATCTGTTTGATTATGAAGCGCAGCaagttaacaaaaaaagttttttaatttcaacTCCAATTAAACTTTTTCGTTCGAAGGCGCAAGTATCATGTGTAGCTGATAATCCCCACTGTTTGCCCAACACGGCGCAGGATTATCTGTTGTCGGTGCGGccagaggaag GTACGGACAAATACGTTATAACGCCCGCAGAACACTCGCTAAACAACCAGTACAATGTGAAGAAGCTGTGGATCATTGTGAAGGACTTACCTGACAAATCATACGCATTACACGAAAATGACATAATAAAATTAGGAAGATTCAGATTAAAAGTAAGGCAATTTATTGATTCCGTGGATACATTAAACTCGCTAAAATTAGACGATTCTCCCTCTAAGAAATGTGAATCAATTTTAGACTCCTCAAATATCCAATGTAGAATTTGTTTAATAGAAGGGAACCAAGAAAATGACCCTCTGATATGCCCATGTGATTGCAAAGGTTCCATAAAGTATGCACACCTCATGTGTTTAAGAAAATGGATAAATGGAAGATTAAACCTGAATGATCAATTATTTTCCGGCTCAGTTTTTATCAAAGATATATGCTGTGAATTGTGTAAAACAAAATATCCAAAAAGTATcaaacaaaatgatgaactAGTACAACTAGTCAAAATTCCGAATTTAAAGACTCCATTAATTGTGCTGGACAATATTATAGGACAAACAAGCAAAGGAGTACACCTAATCAGTTTTGCAGATAAGAAATATCTGAAATTAGGAAGGGGACATGAATCAGATGTAAGAATTCCAGACGTCTCCATTTCAAGATACCACGCTACTattaaatatgaaaaaggatTATTCAAATTGGAGGATCACAACTCTAAATTTGGAACGCTAGTTGCATTGAGGAAAGCAAGGGAAATATGTCCCAAAGATACCATGTCACTTCAAGTAGGGCGAAGCGTTGTCAATTTTCGAGTCGATGAAGAAATTCCCTACAAAAGTGGAACGATAGATATTATTGAAAACAAGGAAGTAATAGAAACTAACGAATTACCTCCAGCGAATGATAAGAATAATGTTAACACCCCGCAAATTAGTAATCCTAATTTGGAAGAAGCTAACAGAAATAACATTGAGACCAACCATTATGTAGACCTCACCAACTCTACCAACTCCATACAGAATTCCTATTCCTCCTATCGTGTTGACAACTTAATGTCCCTACTGAATTATCAAAATGAGTATAGAATTTTCGGCATAAGAAACTGCTACAATTTGGTTGACAACAGGAATGGCAATCAGCAAAATGTCACTCAGATGGACTGTGCCGGAGGGAATAACATCAATATAGAAGAGAGCAATCTTCACGGGGGTGAGAGCAATAACAATGGTGGAATGATTGGTGAGCACATGGGAGTGCAGATGGGCATACCAATGGGTCTACAGATGGGTGTACAAATGGACTTGCAGATGGATGTTCACATGGGCCTCCAACTTGCATCCGAAATGGGGGCACAGAATAACCACCCGATGAACCCTGGCAATGACGAGGAGAGAGCCTGCAGCGTAGGGCATAGGGTCCAGAGCGACGGGGACGAGAACGACGCAAATAATAACGGCCACGACAACGGTAATAATaacaacgatgatgatgatgttgTTGATGATGACGACAACGGTGACAACAGTAACGATGATGAGGGTGATGACATGAGCGTACATAATCaagaggatgatgatgacgatgacgaAAACGGAAGCGGTACGAACAACACTGGAAGTAGCGGTGGGAACAGTGGTGGCACCAGTGGAGGGGGATCCACCGGTGGAAACAGCAACGGAAATGACGGAAGGGGAAATGaacatggaagaaaaaatagcaatCAGAGCAGTAACGATAGCATCGCTGACAACAATGATTCCAATCAAGGCGGAAATGTTAACTACCATGGAAATATCTCCAACGGGATTGAAACTAGCACCCCCACGCGGAACATCGAAATGTGCAATAGTACCAGTTATAATCAAATtgtagaaaatgaagaacgtATGGGGGATATCCGTGGCGACCGAGTCAGAgccaacaaaaatgaagtcGGAACTTATTGTGTAAACATGCCTGTGCAGGGAGTCTACATAAACAGGAACTGTGAGAATGTATACGACAATTGCAAAGGTACCGTACCAGTGGTGACGAGTAAGTTCGACAACGTAAGTTTCTTCCATAGTGCTAGCGACAATGGTGGTAGTTACCAGAGCAGGAGCTACCCGTGTCGAAGCAACATGGGGAAATGTACAGAAGTATGTATCGAAGATAACTACTTTTTTCACAACGAGTCGAAGACCCCTCAGCAGGTGGACTACCACATAAACAGCGGAACTGTTAATGATATGCTCAAATCAAACTCCAGCACGCGTTTGGAAAAGAATCAAGATGCAGTAATGAATAACGGCTACCATAATGAGGATTCTAAGGTATGCTCCTTTGTCCAATCGGTCTACCCCATCAAGGGTAAGAACGATTGCAATGTTGTCAACGTCATGTATAACGGTTCGGACGGAAGAGTGAACCATAACAACGCATATGTGGGGGAAGCTTATATAGAAAGTAGAAAATATCTTAACAGCGTACCCATCCAAAGTAATGGCAAAGAAGCAGGTaatagtagtagtagtagcaGTTGTAGTAGTGGTGCACGTACAccccataattttttaaacgaaGTAAACAAACCAAATAATGGTTCTATTTATAATTCCTGTGTAAACGTTTTTCCAAGCCTTATCAACTTGAACAATTGCTCTGTAAATTTTGAAAGTGACCTGCTACCTGAAtttgttggaaaaaattctttttttgttcatgaCTTGGGTGACAATCGACTGAATAGCATTGTGAATGAAGataaattaaacaaaagtaGTCGCCGCGCTAATGATAGTAGTGGTGTAATGCAGAACGGAGTAGACGCCCTGAAGACACAACCCCCAATGCACAGCGGCAGCAATGATTCAACGATCACatcggaaggaaaagaattttctctgaagaacaaaatgaaaaaaggaaatttgcAGAGAAAAAGTGTTATCCTAagtaatttaaaaagaaaaaatacacataataaaaaattaagaaggtCTGTAAATAACAGCCATGTGGAGACCATACGACAGCAGTATATAGACTACAGTAACAAGAATAATTATTGCATGAACCCATATAATAGTGGATGTGTAGATGGGGCAAGGGCCCATGCGGAAGCTACTTACtataatgaaaaatgcaGTTTGTCGAAATATGCAGAAAGTGATTTTTTGGAGAATAGCTCATCTCCACGGGGAATTTCGGAACATAGAATATGTGGGCAACTGTCACTAACCACAACTTTGGATTCCCCTTCTCCCGGCAGGGGGAGGAATAATTACTACTGCAGAAAGGAGCCCTACAATGAGGAATCCCCTTATAACGAAGTGTTTTACGACGGGAACGAGGAGGATTACAAGTTTGGCTGTGTCAAGGGAAGTTACAACAGGGGGTGCCATGTGGGAAATTCCGGCAACGATCAAAGCAGCAGCGGGGGGGGTAACAATGGAAACGCCGAGGCAGACACCCTCGTTGGGAACAGCGGTATCGGAGACACGTTGCACCTGAAACAATACCCCCATCGCCTGGACTACTACAACGGCATGTACGGAGTTTACAACGTTGCCCActttaatgaaaaatttagtGTCCATGGGAACACCTCCCCTAACCATTTGAGCAGAGTCAACTGCGGAAGTAACAAATTTAGCTATCATACTCAGGGTACGGTCATGCGAAGTGGAAATGTTAAGGCagattttcttttaaataacTGTAGCATGGGTGCATGTCCGACTTACTTTAACATACCTGTTGCGTTCAATAACAAGTACGTGACGGGCTCGGGTgtcttttttatgaacaccGGGAACAGTGTTAAGGGCGTCTGTAGTGGAAGTAATTATACTGGCAACAAGAACCAACAGAATAGGATTCATAAGGACGATAAGGGCGAAGAACGAACTGACTGCATAGTTGAGGCTAGTCGGAACTATGGGACATACATTAATGGATGCCTGAAGGCTGGGAATGGAGAACAAAGGCCAACCGATGATAATAGCAGCAATGTCGGAATTCAGTTTCgttatgaaaataataacatcACAGGTGATTATAAATTCCATTTGAAGGAACCTTACAGTGAGGATGTGGTTCGAAGCGgcggggggaaggaagatttCTGCGGAGGGTGCAACTACGCATTGGGCGACATGGTTCAAGCAATGCAAACAAGCCAACTGGACGGATACTCACAGGGCAGGAACGTTGTGGACCAAAATGGATGTACCCTTTCCAAGACAAGAAAGGATTTATtttcaaagaaaaatagataTATCAACAGTGGAAGCAATATCCACTGCAACAGGGGGAGCGGCGGAAAGAGTGTGAACGATACGCACGAGTATACACAAGAGACACACTCGTGTTATCGCTCCCAGATGCATAAGAAGATCAACCCCAGGATTAGGAAGAATGACAAGAAAGTGACTaatgaaataaacaaaaatcaGAATGACAGATCGGGCGATAATAACATcaggaaggtaaaaaatgggaaaagacTGAATAACAGAAATGACAAATGTCAGGACGACGGCGAAAGGTTCCAAAATAGGCGAAGCGTAAACAAAGTAGGATCGAAGATTGCCCTTGAAAGTAGCACAAGCTGTGATGAGGGGAAGCTAACCTATTGCAATAATACTCCTTACAAGAAGGATATCATTTCGGTTAATAACGTCTCCAAGGGTCATTTAGGTTTTCTTCATATTGCCATGGATAACAGTCATGTTAAGGAAGCAGACATTGTCGAATCACATAGAGCAGATTTTTCTAACATCCATGCGGCCGGTTTCATACCAAATGGtggaatttattttcatgcGTACAATACCAGTGGAATTCCAGGGCACCCCAATGTAACCCTAAGCATTATCA aTAATCATAAGACTCTGAATGGGGATAATATCTACCGGAAAGAGGAGCCCGTGGTGTAA
- a CDS encoding lipoyl synthase, putative — translation MRVLTPSLYIYAFFIFCVRFKCGNRTTVASAIRASYDMPPKELRVGDMLKKTSQPNCNYRTRGKCRKFFFVWKLDKMRDAHLGVQAKRRKNHLRSGSATYEASLGEHQLKGKRKESATNVEKEKKEKEQQEERLPVPKVGNKMPEKKPDWFHVPAPTGKKYNKLKEDLKKLKLHTVCEEAQCPNIGECWNIGTATIMLLGDTCTRGCKFCSIKTSSKPLAPDANEPFNTAKAICEWDINYVVLTSVDRDDLPDGGASHFAKTIELIKFSRPEILIECLVSDFQGNVDSIRKLANSGMEVYAHNIETVRRLQKFVRDRRANYEQSLRVLKIAKEINPMLYTKTSIMLGLGETKEEVLEAMSDVRQHNIDVITFGQYLRPTKNHLNVVEYVSPQMFDFYKEEGMKMGFKYIASGPLVRSSYKAGEYFMKSLVEQRRGAKTHAQG, via the coding sequence ATGCGCGTCCTGACTCCCTCCctttacatatatgcattttttattttttgtgttagATTCAAATGTGGGAACAGAACAACAGTTGCGAGCGCCATACGCGCGTCGTACGATATGCCCCCCAAGGAGTTGCGCGTAGGAGACATGCTCAAAAAAACCTCACAGCCTAATTGTAATTACCGGACCAGGGGAAAATGTAGGAAGTTCTTTTTTGTCTGGAAATTGGACAAAATGAGAGATGCACATTTGGGGGTTCAGgcgaagagaaggaagaaccaCCTTCGTAGCGGGTCAGCTACGTATGAAGCATCATTGGGGGAGCACCAactgaaggggaaaagaaaagaatctGCTACTAACgtagaaaaggagaaaaaggagaaagagcaACAAGAAGAGCGACTACCCGTGCCAAAGGTGGGTAATAAAATGCCAGAGAAAAAGCCTGACTGGTTCCATGTTCCAGCAcccacaggaaaaaaatataacaaactaaaagaagatttgaagaaattaaagtTACACACAGTTTGCGAAGAAGCTCAGTGTCCGAACATAGGAGAATGTTGGAATATTGGGACGGCAACAATCATGTTGTTAGGTGACACATGCACAAGGGGATGTAAGTTTTGCTCCATAAAAACATCGAGCAAACCTTTGGCACCAGATGCTAATGAACCTTTTAATACAGCAAAAGCTATATGCGAGTGGGATATCAATTACGTCGTTTTGACTTCGGTAGATAGGGATGACTTACCAGATGGGggagctagccattttgcaaaaactATTGAACTTATAAAATTTTCTAGACCAGAAATTCTCATCGAATGTTTAGTTTCTGATTTCCAAGGAAATGTAGATTCCATTCGCAAGCTTGCCAATAGTGGCATGGAAGTTTATGCACACAACATTGAAACAGTTAGGAGGTTACAAAAGTTTGTGCGTGATAGAAGAGCAAATTATGAACAGTCACTACGGGTTctaaaaattgcaaaggaAATCAATCCCATGTTGTATACCAAAACAAGCATCATGTTAGGGTTAGGAGAGACTAAGGAGGAGGTTCTTGAAGCAATGTCAGATGTAAGACAGCACAATATAGATGTGATAACATTTGGTCAATATTTACGGCCGACGAAGAATCACCTTAACGTTGTCGAATATGTCTCTCCACAAATGTTTGATTTTTACAAAGAGGAAGGGATGAAAATGGGGTTCAAGTACATAGCCAGTGGGCCCCTGGTTCGATCCTCTTACAAGGCCGGCGAATATTTTATGAAAAGTCTCGTCGAGCAACGAAGGGGCGCCAAGACGCATGCGCAGGGGTGA
- a CDS encoding aspartate carbamoyltransferase, putative, with protein MIELFGPLALVFTLLLAVVLAHITVGAKKKKLIIDRKGELNNKYKIDFDLIAQQMKFKNVINIDDISHEELLVILFTAKKFESLLKNKEDTKFLDNKVFCSIFLEPSTRTRCSFDSAILRLGSKVINITDMNSTSFYKGETVQDAFTILAKYVDGIIYRDPSNNNVDLAVASSDKPIINAGNGTGEHPTQSLLDFYTIYNFFPHILERDINQKINVAFVGDLKNGRTVHSLSKLLSRYNVNFNFISCKSLDIPENIVHIITNNLKKNNFYNENSIRKFDNLEKGLKDAHVIYMTRIQKERFTDLNEYNVYKDAFILDNHVLKNTRMDAKVLHPLPRVNEINVEVDNNPKSVYFLQAENGLYVRMALLYLIFS; from the exons ATGATAGAATTATTTGGCCCACTGGCTTTAGTGTTCACGCTTTTATTAGCTGTGGTTCTGGCGCACATAACCGtaggtgcaaaaaaaaagaaattaatcaTCGACAGAAAAGGAGAGCTGAAcaataaatacaaaattgaTTTTGATTTAATTGCGCAACAAATGAAATTTAAGAACGTAATAAATATCGATGATATAAGTCACGAGGAATTGTTAGTAATTTTGTTCACCGCCAAAAAGTTTGAATCTTTGCtaaaaaataaggaggaCACCAAGTTCCTGGACAATAAAGTTTTCTGTAGTATCTTCCTGGAGCCTAGTACAAGAACGAGATGTTCCTTCGACTCAGCCATTTTGAGACTGGGTTCGAAGGTGATAAATATTACGGACATGAATTCCACGTCCTTTTACAAGGGTGAAACTGTCCAGGACGCGTTTACCATTTTGGCTAAATACGTGGATGGGATTATATACCGCGATCCCTCGAAT AATAACGTGGACCTTGCCGTCGCCTCATCCGACAAGCCAATCATCAACGCAGGAAATGGCACAGGTGAACACCCAACGCAGTCACTGCTAGACTTCTACACCATATACAACTTCTTCCCACACATTTTGGAAAGAGACATAAaccaaaaaattaatgtcGCCTTTGTCggagatttaaaaaatggaaggactGTCCACTCACTTAGCAAATTACTTAGCAGATATAATGTCAATTTTAACTTTATATCATGCAAGTCGCTGGACATTCCAGAAAACATTGTCCATATTATAACgaacaatttgaaaaagaataatttctACAATGAAAATTCTATCAGAAAATTTGACAATTTGGAGAAAGGATTAAAAGACGCACATGTGATATACATGACGAGGATACAGAAGGAAAGATTTACGGACTTAAACGAGTACAATGTGTATAAGGACGCCTTCATTCTGGATAACCATGTTTTGAAGAATACCAGGATGGATGCAAAG GTCCTACACCCCCTTCCTAGGGTTaacgaaataaatgtggaagttGATAACAACCCCAAAAGTGTGTACTTCTTGCAGGCCGAAAACGGGTTGTATGTGAGGATGGCCCTGTTGTATCTAATCTTTTCgtaa